One Miscanthus floridulus cultivar M001 chromosome 11, ASM1932011v1, whole genome shotgun sequence DNA window includes the following coding sequences:
- the LOC136493323 gene encoding uncharacterized oxidoreductase At1g06690, chloroplastic-like has product MALQVTGGVGCCCPRPLPGSGGRRLPQAAAALCHPPRAVASGATTVVEEDEGKVRLGGSSVVVTKLGIGAWSWGDTTYWNDSEWDDRRLREAQDAFDASIDNGMTFFDTAEVYGTALMGAVNSESLLGGFIKERQQKEQVEVAVATKFAALPWRFGRGSVLSALKKSLDRLGLSSVELYQLHWPGIWGNEGYLDGLADAYEQGLVKAVGVSNYNEKRLRDAHARLKKRGVPLAANQVNYSLIYRTPELNGVKAACDELGITLIAYSPIAQGVLTGKYTPENPPTGPRANTYTPEFLTKLQPLMNRIKEIGASYGKSPTQVSLNWLTCQGNVVPIPGAKNASQAKEFAGALGWSLTGDEVEELRTLAREIKGIKMPIEES; this is encoded by the exons ATGGCCTTGCAGGTCACCGGCGGCGTGGGCTGCTGCTGCCCTCGTCCTCTCCCGGGCAGTGGTGGCCGGCGGTTgccgcaggcggcggcggcgctgtgtCACCCGCCCCGCGCGGTAGCGTCCGGCGCGAccacggtggtggaggaggacgagggcaAGGTGAGGCTGGGCGGCTCAAGCGTCGTGGTCACCAAGCTCGGAATCGGCGCGTGGTCCTGGGGCGACACCACCTACTGGAACGACTCCGAGTGGGACG ATAGGAGATTGAGGGAGGCACAGGACGCGTTCGATGCGAGCATCGATAACGGGATGACCTTCTTCGATACCGCAGAAGTATACGGTACAGCG CTGATGGGAGCAGTCAATTCTGAAAGTTTACTAGGAGG TTTCATCAAGGAAAGGCAACAGAAGGAACAGGTCGAGGTGGCCGTCGCAACAAAGTTCGCTGCCCTTCCTTGGAGATTTGGAAGGGGCAGTGTTCTTTCCGCGCTGAAGAAATCACTAGACCGTCTTGGCCTATCGTCAGTTGAGCTCTACCAACTCCACTG GCCAGGGATTTGGGGGAACGAAG GTTACCTTGATGGCCTCGCAGATGCTTATGAGCAAGGCCTAGTAAAGGCTGTTGGAGTCTCAAACTACAATG AGAAGCGCCTTCGGGATGCACATGCTCGCCTGAAGAAGAGGGGTGTTCCACTTGCTGCAAACCAGGTGAATTACAGCCTCATATACAGAACCCCTGAGCTGAATGGTGTGAAGGCAGCTTGTGATGAGCTCGGTATCACCTTGATTGCTTATTCCCCGATTGCCCAAG GTGTTCTGACAGGTAAGTACACTCCAGAAAACCCCCCTACTGGTCCTCGAGCAAATACATACACACCTGAGTTCCTCACAAAG CTCCAACCACTTATGAACAGGATTAAAGAGATTGGAGCAAGCTATGGCAAGAGTCCAACTCAG GTGTCTCTGAACTGGCTGACCTGCCAAGGGAACGTGGTGCCAATCCCCGGAGCCAAGAATGCCAGCCAGGCCAAGGAGTTCGCCGGCGCACTCGGTTGGAGCCTGACAGGAGACGAGGTCGAAGAGCTACGAACTCTGGCACGTGAAATCAAGGGCATCAAGATGCCCATCGAGGAGTCGTAG